The following coding sequences lie in one Myxococcus xanthus genomic window:
- a CDS encoding serine hydrolase domain-containing protein, which produces MRLPRPFLLLVAFAVAWGLSGPSAHAQATRGSRAPRHSRVDAVFAPWSGKSTPGCAVGVSRDGVVDYARGHGMANLEYGIPLTPRSIFGIASISKQFTAFSIRLLEQEGKLSLDDDIRKYLPEMPVREKPITVAHLLHHTNGLREQGQLLNMAGWRNDDVYTEADILWALTRQRGVNFEPGAEVLYGNAAYTLLAIIVRRASGKSLRVFADERIFKPLGMTDTHFQDDRSEVVPRRASAYAAREGGGWRLKMSNSDHYGAGNLYSTVVDLLKWEQNLLDGRVGGPALVALMQTSGKLNDGTVTGYGSGLRLSEYRGLRTVSHDGMDAGYRTEATLFPDQRLAVVTLCNGSTLEATDLAWKVAEVYLGDVMKDTMPPAVALPETELPALAGAYWSPQTDEVMRLEVKDGALCQVGVPKPFVHIGQGVFRPGESTHVWRFSAPAKAGGPRELSIRDAWPTTRDFIRVSEPLPTNAELAAFVGQYRSDELDTIYTVRIADGRLAIQWSRRDEVMLDAVGGARFLGSLGAVSFTRAASGGVDGLMISNRRLRRLRADRVGPAPQPPAVSTSDSGRR; this is translated from the coding sequence ATGCGACTTCCCCGTCCCTTTCTCCTGCTGGTGGCTTTCGCTGTCGCGTGGGGGCTGTCAGGCCCCAGCGCTCATGCCCAGGCGACTCGCGGCTCGCGGGCCCCGCGTCATTCACGCGTCGACGCGGTGTTCGCGCCCTGGAGCGGCAAGAGCACACCCGGTTGCGCGGTGGGCGTCTCGCGCGATGGCGTGGTGGACTACGCGCGCGGCCATGGGATGGCGAACCTGGAATACGGCATTCCCCTCACGCCGCGGTCCATCTTCGGCATCGCCTCCATCTCCAAGCAGTTCACCGCGTTCTCCATCCGCCTCCTGGAGCAGGAGGGCAAGCTCTCGCTGGACGACGACATCCGCAAGTACCTGCCGGAGATGCCGGTCCGCGAGAAGCCCATCACGGTCGCGCATCTGCTCCACCACACCAATGGCTTGCGCGAGCAGGGCCAGTTGCTGAACATGGCCGGCTGGCGCAACGACGACGTGTACACCGAGGCGGACATCCTCTGGGCGTTGACCCGGCAGCGCGGGGTGAACTTCGAGCCGGGCGCGGAGGTTCTCTACGGCAATGCCGCGTACACGCTGCTGGCGATCATCGTGCGGCGCGCGTCCGGCAAGTCGCTGCGGGTGTTCGCCGACGAGCGCATCTTCAAGCCGCTCGGGATGACCGACACCCACTTTCAGGATGACCGGAGCGAGGTCGTGCCCCGGCGTGCTTCGGCCTACGCCGCCCGTGAGGGCGGAGGCTGGCGGCTCAAGATGTCCAACAGCGACCACTACGGCGCAGGCAACCTCTACTCCACGGTCGTCGACCTCCTGAAGTGGGAGCAGAACCTGCTCGACGGACGCGTGGGCGGTCCGGCGCTGGTCGCCTTGATGCAGACCTCCGGAAAGCTGAACGACGGCACCGTCACCGGCTATGGCAGTGGTCTGCGGCTGTCGGAGTATCGCGGCCTGCGTACGGTGAGCCATGACGGCATGGATGCCGGCTACCGCACGGAGGCCACGCTCTTTCCGGACCAGCGGCTGGCTGTCGTCACGTTGTGCAACGGCTCGACGCTTGAGGCTACGGACCTCGCGTGGAAGGTGGCCGAGGTCTACCTGGGGGACGTCATGAAGGACACGATGCCGCCCGCCGTGGCTCTGCCAGAGACGGAGCTGCCCGCGCTGGCCGGCGCCTACTGGAGTCCCCAGACGGATGAAGTGATGAGGTTGGAGGTCAAGGACGGGGCGCTGTGCCAGGTCGGCGTGCCCAAGCCGTTCGTGCACATCGGCCAGGGCGTCTTCCGCCCGGGCGAGTCCACGCATGTGTGGCGTTTCTCCGCGCCGGCCAAGGCCGGTGGCCCGCGTGAATTGAGCATCCGGGACGCGTGGCCTACGACGCGTGACTTCATCCGTGTGTCCGAGCCCCTGCCCACGAACGCCGAACTCGCTGCCTTCGTCGGCCAGTATCGTAGCGACGAGCTCGACACGATCTACACCGTGCGCATCGCGGACGGCAGGCTGGCCATCCAATGGTCCCGCCGGGACGAGGTCATGCTGGACGCCGTGGGAGGGGCCCGTTTCCTCGGCTCGCTGGGCGCGGTGTCCTTCACGCGGGCGGCTTCTGGTGGAGTCGACGGGCTGATGATCAGCAACCGTCGTCTTCGCCGTCTGCGCGCTGACCGCGTGGGCCCGGCACCTCAGCCACCTGCCGTGAGCACGAGCGACTCAGGCCGACGCTGA
- a CDS encoding amidoligase family protein: MKTLRFGIEIETVGHKQERLLETALGVSAARLVRNCRPIDAAILQRLEARRPRNLQEVNEAWYGRRNSILNRYDSSRYHGLNLNSLFFRGTIEFRYVNGTMHANE, from the coding sequence ATGAAGACGCTCCGGTTTGGGATTGAGATTGAGACGGTTGGGCACAAGCAGGAGCGCCTCCTGGAGACAGCACTCGGGGTAAGCGCGGCGCGGCTGGTCCGGAACTGCCGCCCCATCGACGCGGCCATCCTCCAGCGGCTGGAGGCCCGGCGCCCGCGCAACCTACAGGAGGTGAATGAGGCTTGGTACGGGCGCCGCAACAGCATACTCAACCGCTACGACTCCAGCCGCTACCACGGCCTCAACCTCAACAGCCTCTTCTTCAGAGGCACGATTGAATTCAGGTACGTCAACGGCACGATGCACGCGAACGAGTGA
- a CDS encoding HpcH/HpaI aldolase/citrate lyase family protein: MPLSIACRSMLVTPALEPTRFDKAAEVGADVGLLDLEDGVPWAFKSEARRLATEHLARGRRSGPMALRINSLRTEDGLRDVLALLDTGARPDIVLLPKVESPAELQQLDALLSPRLPDVALLAIIETSRGVASVDDIATATPRLQGLVFGSADLSAQLGIPLTWEPMLYARSRIAMAAGTAGLSAIDSPCFDLADLDAVEEETRRARALGFVGKIVIHPAQVAAVHRALRPCARSVDHARRVVAQAEDGKGGIRRLGNAMVGPPLVAAARRVLANEHRMEELESTPRRQGARTGDT, encoded by the coding sequence ATGCCGTTGTCCATTGCTTGCAGGTCCATGCTGGTGACGCCCGCCCTGGAGCCAACGCGCTTCGACAAGGCGGCCGAGGTGGGCGCGGATGTGGGGTTGCTGGACCTGGAGGACGGCGTGCCCTGGGCCTTCAAGTCCGAGGCGCGCCGCCTGGCCACCGAGCACCTGGCGCGAGGCCGCCGTTCGGGCCCCATGGCGTTGCGAATCAACAGCCTTCGCACGGAGGACGGGCTCCGGGACGTGCTCGCCCTGCTGGACACGGGGGCCCGGCCCGACATCGTCCTGCTTCCCAAGGTGGAGTCACCCGCCGAGCTGCAACAACTCGACGCGCTGCTGAGTCCCCGGCTGCCGGACGTGGCGCTGCTGGCCATCATCGAGACGTCTCGGGGTGTGGCCTCGGTGGATGACATCGCAACCGCCACGCCGCGGCTCCAGGGGCTCGTGTTCGGATCGGCCGACCTGTCCGCGCAGCTTGGAATCCCGCTGACGTGGGAACCCATGCTGTACGCGCGCTCGCGAATCGCCATGGCGGCGGGGACGGCGGGGCTGTCCGCCATCGACTCACCGTGCTTCGACCTGGCGGACCTGGACGCGGTGGAAGAGGAGACGCGCCGCGCCCGGGCGCTGGGGTTCGTCGGGAAGATTGTCATCCACCCGGCCCAGGTGGCCGCCGTCCACCGGGCCCTGCGTCCGTGCGCGCGCTCGGTGGACCATGCGCGCCGCGTGGTGGCGCAGGCGGAGGATGGGAAGGGCGGCATCCGGCGCCTGGGCAACGCCATGGTGGGGCCTCCGCTGGTGGCGGCGGCGCGGCGGGTCCTGGCCAACGAGCACCGGATGGAGGAACTGGAGTCTACGCCCCG
- a CDS encoding dihydrofolate reductase family protein → MRPLRYSINVTLDGCCDHREILADKDLHRHARENLDQADALLFGRVTYEMMEAAFRPPTRTGAMPDWMEPFARTIDAAKKYVVSSTLERVDWNAELVRGDLEKAVRQLKREPGKGLFVGGVKLPLALAELGLIDEYEFVVHPRLVGHGPTLFAGLSKHVDLKLVSRLEFDSGAVAMRYEPRR, encoded by the coding sequence ATGCGACCCCTTCGGTACTCCATCAACGTCACATTGGACGGGTGCTGCGATCATCGTGAGATACTCGCGGACAAAGACCTGCATCGTCACGCGCGCGAGAATCTCGACCAGGCGGATGCCCTCCTCTTTGGGCGGGTGACCTACGAAATGATGGAGGCAGCATTTCGACCGCCGACGCGAACGGGGGCGATGCCTGACTGGATGGAACCCTTCGCTCGGACGATTGACGCGGCAAAGAAGTACGTCGTGTCGAGCACCCTGGAGCGGGTCGATTGGAACGCGGAGCTCGTGCGCGGGGATCTGGAGAAGGCCGTTCGGCAGCTCAAGCGGGAGCCGGGTAAGGGATTGTTCGTGGGAGGCGTGAAGCTCCCTCTTGCGTTGGCGGAGCTGGGATTGATCGATGAGTACGAGTTCGTGGTGCATCCCAGGCTCGTAGGTCATGGGCCGACCTTGTTCGCGGGGCTATCGAAGCATGTCGACTTGAAGCTTGTGAGCCGGCTGGAGTTCGACTCGGGGGCGGTGGCGATGCGGTATGAGCCGAGAAGGTAG
- a CDS encoding aminotransferase class I/II-fold pyridoxal phosphate-dependent enzyme translates to MEGKNRYRNSESMILHGNPSFQAAKEAGLLDLAVHNTGHGTLALPDGREFINMCSCSYLGLDAEPEVLQGAIDVLQRERTMDMAISRLRIRLAILDELEARLSTLWRSKVIVTTTASYASAGLLPLIASGHLLPEGPRPVVVFDKSAHFSMNLIKPICADETEVLTSPHNDLEFVEDACRKHARVAYVADGFYSMGGAAVVKELLALQDRYGLFLYFDDSHALSVYGEEGEGFVRTLAGSELNPRTIIIASLGKGFGTAGGAVMLGPSQHADLVGRFAGPLGWSQSLSIPAIGASMASARIHGTLELAKRQQALRANIRFFDERIPTRTAGEDFPIKVIDVGPEEVAVERSRRLLERGFYSSAVFFPIVPKGRAGLRIMLRSNLSQADVQRLCDAVREISAPTA, encoded by the coding sequence ATGGAAGGGAAGAACCGGTACCGCAACAGCGAGTCGATGATTCTCCACGGCAACCCGTCCTTCCAGGCGGCGAAGGAGGCGGGGCTGTTGGACCTGGCGGTCCACAACACCGGGCACGGCACGCTCGCGCTGCCGGACGGCCGCGAGTTCATCAACATGTGTTCGTGTTCCTACCTGGGCCTGGACGCCGAGCCCGAGGTGCTTCAGGGCGCCATCGACGTGCTCCAGCGCGAGCGGACCATGGACATGGCCATCTCCCGGCTGCGCATCCGGCTGGCCATCCTGGACGAGCTCGAAGCGCGGCTGTCCACGCTCTGGCGCTCGAAGGTCATCGTCACCACCACGGCGAGCTACGCCAGCGCGGGCTTGTTGCCGCTCATCGCTTCCGGGCACCTGCTGCCGGAGGGCCCGCGGCCCGTCGTGGTGTTCGACAAGTCCGCGCACTTCTCGATGAACCTCATCAAGCCCATCTGCGCGGACGAGACGGAGGTGCTGACGTCGCCGCACAACGACCTCGAGTTCGTCGAGGACGCCTGTCGCAAACATGCGCGCGTGGCCTACGTCGCGGACGGCTTCTATTCAATGGGCGGCGCGGCGGTGGTTAAGGAGTTGCTCGCGCTCCAGGACCGCTACGGCCTGTTTCTTTACTTCGATGACTCCCATGCGCTCTCCGTCTATGGCGAGGAGGGGGAAGGCTTCGTGCGGACGCTTGCGGGAAGCGAGCTGAACCCGCGCACCATCATCATCGCGTCACTGGGGAAGGGCTTCGGCACCGCGGGTGGCGCTGTCATGCTCGGGCCGAGTCAGCACGCGGACCTGGTGGGCCGCTTCGCCGGGCCGCTGGGCTGGTCGCAGAGCCTGTCCATTCCGGCCATTGGCGCCAGCATGGCCTCCGCGCGCATCCACGGCACGCTGGAGCTGGCGAAGCGGCAGCAGGCCCTGCGCGCCAACATCCGGTTCTTCGACGAGCGCATACCAACGCGGACCGCGGGCGAGGACTTCCCCATCAAGGTCATCGACGTGGGCCCGGAAGAAGTCGCGGTGGAGCGCTCGCGGCGGCTGCTGGAGCGCGGGTTCTATTCGTCGGCGGTGTTCTTCCCCATCGTTCCGAAGGGACGCGCGGGCCTGCGCATCATGTTGCGGTCCAACCTGTCGCAGGCGGACGTGCAGCGCTTGTGCGACGCCGTGCGGGAGATTTCCGCACCCACAGCCTGA